In Anopheles gambiae chromosome 2, idAnoGambNW_F1_1, whole genome shotgun sequence, a single window of DNA contains:
- the LOC1274099 gene encoding protein-lysine N-methyltransferase EEF2KMT — MKPNDGVKPADEIDESPLKLVSKQFLCCTPIRLIRWHGLLEHELNWDEQAALLDATVDHPLVQRYPLSAEYQGAFLKYIIAQLSSMNAEHHDRLMEKYCAMLSPGTELPLDDPSIGLSYKHYELPHGQGVISLKESGAFVSEGTTGLCSWQAAKALCEHISNNRDDFHGRNILELGSGVGLSGIYLAKCYEPSIIVMSDCHSSVLSALKENVRLNFPNAAPVECDNPLVSLLLDSGNTLMGVMDLDWQYISASNLSQLIEPDVIVAADIVYDHTLFPALLSTLNYIFCLSHNRCKFVLACTERNQDTLNEFLQLLITAKFRINEETVSPSRHFHWDSSASNIRIFTISRAFS, encoded by the exons ATGAAACCGAATGACGGTGTTAAACCAGCAGACGAGATCGACGAAAGTCCGCTAAAGCTCGTTAGCAAACAGTTTCTCTGCTGCACTCCGATACGTTTGATCCGCTGGCAT GGTTTGCTAGAACACGAACTAAACTGGGACGAGCAGGCGGCACTGCTGGACGCTACTGTAGATCATCCGCTGGTCCAGCGCTACCCACTCAGTGCCGAGTATCAGGGCGCCTTTCTAAAGTACATCATCGCGCAGCTATCCAGCATGAACGCGGAGCATCACGACCGGCTGATGGAGAAGTATTGCGCGATGCTTTCGCCCGGTACGGAGCTGCCCCTGGATGATCCGTCGATCGGGCTCAGCTACAAGCACTACGAGCTGCCGCACGGACAGGGCGTAATATCGCTGAAGGAGTCGGGCGCGTTCGTATCGGAAGGAACGACGGGTCTGTGCAGCTGGCAGGCGGCCAAAGCGCTCTGCGAACACATATCGAACAATCGGGACGATTTCCACGGACGGAACATCCTCGAGCTCGGGTCGGGCGTGGGCCTGTCCGGCATCTATCTGGCGAAATGCTACGAACCATCGATCATAGTGATGTCGGACTGTCACTCGTCGGTACTGTCGGCGCTGAAGGAAAACGTTCGGCTGAACTTCCCCAATGCTGCGCCGGTAGAGTGTGACAATCCGCTGGTCAGCTTGCTGCTGGACAGTGGCAATACGCTGATGGGTGTGATGGATCTGGACTGGCAGTACATCAGCGCATCCAATCTCAGCCAGCTGATCGAGCCGGACGTGATCGTGGCGGCTGACATTGTGTACGATCATACCCTCTTCCCGGCACTGCTGTCCACGCTGAACTACATCTTCTGTCTGTCGCACAATCGGTGCAAGTTCGTGCTCGCTTGCACCGAACGGAACCAGGACACGTTGAACGAATTTCTGCAGCTTTTGA TAACGGCAAA